A stretch of Calditrichia bacterium DNA encodes these proteins:
- a CDS encoding TfoX/Sxy family protein — translation MAYDEGLAERIREILQPQLGLDEKKMFGGIAFMMNDYMFCGIAKGELMVRVGPENYEAALTEPHVRPMDFTGKPLKGYVYVDPEGFAEDADLKKWVDRAMAFVATLPPKVKKRKKDKR, via the coding sequence ATGGCTTACGACGAAGGCTTGGCAGAACGGATTCGCGAAATATTACAACCGCAGCTTGGACTGGATGAGAAAAAAATGTTCGGCGGTATCGCGTTTATGATGAACGATTACATGTTTTGCGGCATCGCCAAAGGCGAATTGATGGTGCGGGTCGGACCGGAAAATTACGAAGCCGCGCTCACCGAACCGCACGTTCGCCCGATGGATTTCACCGGAAAACCGCTGAAAGGCTATGTTTATGTTGATCCCGAAGGCTTTGCCGAAGACGCGGATTTGAAAAAATGGGTCGATCGCGCGATGGCGTTTGTGGCAACCTTGCCGCCGAAGGTGAAGAAAAGGAAAAAGGATAAAAGATAA
- a CDS encoding BamA/TamA family outer membrane protein, translating into MNRLTKKIILFAMLLVSLTAFGQVPQKPLFLKSLQLRFDSRVKFAQNRFQQQFVNRPFSPELLKNIRAKADEQLREQGYYFADFSEVSTDIDSALQSVDLTISVKTNGVLRLDSLRITNRDSLPETLLGDVDDALAVYPGKIYTGSLSQSILRNVTTIFENHGFPLARIQTQSFDFRELPNENEYRLDLSLHISPGDSVRIAYIKFPKQKNDITGYLQRLLRFQPDKLFDAQRVDRYSETLRRQDFLKNVRRPELLLDKKGNYFLSIDFEETPSTTFDGIVGYIPPPATDPAASGYFTGLVNVGIRNLFGGGRKIHVFWQKQDRFSDEFRVGYREPFVAGLPFHFEAGMHRLVRDTTYIEWQYLGRLELPLSDALSAFVDLSSRNVSPDSLASRVLRLPRTESVITETGIRWDARDDFRNPRRGVFLEIAFGISRQSNIGPDYLLAEDSLKSSVSLQKMRADLGVFLPTFRNQLIANNFHANFIESNGEVLRLTDQVWFGGATTIRGFREAQFFAKRVFWLNSEYRFLLGPDTRLFVFTDNGYFERESPDNLQKWLTSYGMGLRLTAPLGVMQIDFGLERGAPFREGKLHIRLINDF; encoded by the coding sequence ATGAATCGATTGACAAAAAAAATCATCCTGTTTGCGATGCTGCTCGTTTCGCTGACGGCGTTCGGGCAGGTGCCGCAGAAACCGCTGTTTCTGAAATCGTTGCAATTGCGCTTCGATTCGCGGGTGAAATTTGCCCAGAACAGGTTTCAGCAGCAGTTTGTCAATCGCCCGTTTTCGCCGGAATTGTTGAAAAATATTCGCGCCAAAGCCGATGAGCAGCTCCGCGAACAGGGCTACTATTTTGCTGATTTTTCTGAAGTTAGCACGGATATCGATTCGGCGCTGCAAAGCGTCGACCTGACCATTTCCGTGAAAACCAACGGCGTGCTGCGGCTGGACAGTTTGCGCATCACCAATCGCGATTCGCTGCCGGAAACGCTGCTCGGCGATGTGGACGATGCGCTCGCGGTGTATCCCGGAAAGATTTACACCGGTTCGCTGTCGCAATCGATCCTCCGCAACGTGACCACTATTTTTGAAAATCACGGTTTTCCGCTGGCGCGAATCCAGACGCAATCATTCGATTTCCGAGAATTACCCAACGAAAACGAATACCGGCTCGATCTTTCGCTGCATATTTCGCCGGGCGATTCCGTGCGCATCGCATACATCAAATTCCCGAAACAGAAAAATGACATCACCGGCTATCTTCAGCGATTGCTGCGTTTCCAGCCGGACAAATTGTTCGATGCGCAACGGGTCGATCGGTACAGCGAAACGCTGCGGCGGCAGGATTTTCTGAAAAACGTGCGCCGCCCGGAACTGCTGCTGGACAAAAAAGGCAATTATTTTCTCTCCATCGATTTTGAGGAAACGCCCTCCACCACGTTTGACGGCATTGTTGGCTACATTCCCCCACCCGCGACTGATCCGGCAGCGAGCGGCTATTTTACGGGATTGGTGAATGTGGGCATCCGCAATTTATTCGGCGGCGGGCGCAAGATTCACGTGTTCTGGCAAAAGCAAGATCGCTTTTCCGATGAATTCCGGGTGGGTTATCGCGAACCGTTTGTGGCGGGTCTGCCCTTCCATTTTGAGGCGGGCATGCACCGCTTGGTGCGCGATACAACGTATATCGAATGGCAATATCTCGGTCGGTTGGAGCTGCCACTCAGCGATGCGCTCAGCGCGTTCGTGGATTTATCGAGCCGCAATGTGTCACCAGATTCGCTGGCGAGTCGCGTGTTACGCCTGCCGCGCACCGAAAGCGTGATCACCGAAACCGGGATTCGCTGGGATGCCCGCGATGATTTTCGAAATCCCCGGCGCGGCGTTTTTCTGGAGATAGCATTCGGCATCAGCCGCCAGAGCAACATCGGACCGGATTACCTGCTCGCGGAAGATTCGCTGAAATCCTCGGTTTCGCTGCAAAAAATGCGGGCGGATCTGGGCGTTTTTCTGCCCACATTTCGCAATCAGCTCATCGCCAATAATTTTCACGCCAATTTTATCGAAAGCAACGGCGAGGTGTTGCGACTCACCGACCAGGTTTGGTTTGGCGGCGCAACCACTATTCGCGGCTTTCGCGAAGCCCAGTTTTTTGCCAAACGGGTATTTTGGCTGAACAGCGAATATCGTTTTTTGCTCGGTCCGGACACCCGACTATTTGTGTTCACCGATAACGGGTATTTTGAACGCGAATCGCCGGACAACCTGCAAAAATGGCTAACCAGTTACGGCATGGGATTGCGCCTCACCGCACCGCTGGGCGTGATGCAAATCGATTTCGGGCTGGAACGCGGTGCACCCTTTCGCGAGGGGAAATTGCACATCCGGCTGATCAACGATTTTTGA
- a CDS encoding threonine synthase, which produces MSSYLTHLECGYCAKEYPADQLWNLCTECGKPLLARYDLAKIRDAVSRDDLRHRAPNLWRYAEVLPVRDERYRLTLGEGWTPLIHAKRLGQTLDFPNLFIKEEGVNPTTSFKARGLSVAVSRAYELGVTAVSIPSAGNAAGAMSAYAALAGLESHVFMPKDVPHPFIAECKALGATVNLVDGLITDCGKIAAEGVKKYGRFDISTLKEPYRLEGKKTMGYELAEQMNWQLPDVVIYPTGGGTGLIGMWKAFDEMEALGWIGSKRPRMVTVQSDGCAPMVRAFHAGTEFAEPWEDAHSVADGLRVPAAVGDFLILRTLRESNGNAVSVEDGMMLENANLIGKSEGLFVSPEGGATLAAFRMLRELDWIADHETVVLFNTGSGHKYAHLWR; this is translated from the coding sequence ATGAGCAGCTATTTGACCCATCTCGAATGTGGATATTGTGCAAAAGAATATCCGGCAGATCAACTGTGGAATCTGTGCACCGAATGCGGCAAGCCGCTGCTCGCGCGATACGATTTGGCAAAAATCCGCGATGCCGTTTCCCGCGATGATTTGCGGCATCGTGCACCGAATTTGTGGCGATATGCAGAAGTGCTCCCGGTTCGCGACGAGCGCTATCGCCTCACTCTCGGCGAAGGCTGGACACCGCTCATCCACGCCAAAAGACTCGGCCAAACCCTTGATTTTCCCAATTTATTCATCAAAGAAGAAGGTGTGAATCCAACCACTTCGTTTAAAGCGCGCGGACTTTCCGTGGCAGTCAGTCGGGCGTACGAACTTGGTGTTACAGCCGTTTCCATTCCCTCTGCCGGAAATGCCGCCGGTGCGATGAGCGCGTATGCTGCGCTTGCCGGTCTGGAATCGCATGTATTTATGCCAAAGGATGTGCCGCATCCGTTTATCGCGGAATGCAAAGCGTTGGGTGCTACCGTTAATCTGGTGGACGGATTGATCACCGATTGCGGCAAAATTGCCGCCGAAGGCGTCAAAAAATATGGCAGATTCGACATCTCAACCCTCAAAGAACCGTATCGCTTAGAGGGAAAAAAAACAATGGGTTACGAGCTCGCGGAACAGATGAACTGGCAACTGCCGGATGTGGTTATTTATCCCACCGGCGGCGGCACGGGACTGATCGGCATGTGGAAAGCCTTCGATGAAATGGAAGCGCTCGGCTGGATCGGCAGCAAACGCCCGCGCATGGTCACCGTGCAATCCGACGGCTGCGCGCCGATGGTCCGGGCATTTCACGCCGGAACCGAATTTGCCGAACCGTGGGAAGATGCACACTCCGTCGCGGACGGTTTGCGGGTTCCCGCTGCTGTCGGCGATTTTCTGATTTTGCGCACCCTCCGCGAAAGCAACGGCAACGCCGTCAGCGTGGAAGACGGAATGATGCTGGAAAATGCCAACCTGATCGGCAAATCGGAAGGCTTGTTTGTCAGCCCGGAAGGCGGCGCAACGCTGGCGGCATTCCGGATGCTGCGCGAACTCGACTGGATTGCAGATCACGAAACCGTGGTGCTGTTCAACACCGGCAGCGGACACAAATACGCCCACCTCTGGCGATAG